In one window of Bacteroides sp. DNA:
- a CDS encoding 6-phosphofructokinase, with product MTTPKMKGTIGILTGGGDVPGLNPAIRALTIRALREGYRVVGIRRGWAGIMEVIRDKKADNSRNFIELTEDIVNRAGRTGGTFLHSSRTRPSHVPLKNVPEQHKDKYKAEINDLTPEVLKNIDFIGIDYLIPIGGDDTLSYSVRLYQEGVKVVAIPKTMDNDVPGTDYCIGFSTCITRTIHMTNLLRTSAGSHERILVIEVFGRYAGFTALLPTMAGAANRCVIPEYKFKIEHLTELLVHDRKLNPSRYSVVLVSEGAAFEGVDMMFSNLERDMFGHAKLGGIGDAVSAKIKEVSPQFNNGRRVETINQHLGYLVRSGDPDAIDSIVPMAYGNLALDLVLKGIHGRLVILKNGRYDNIPVDIVTSTKKLIDIEKNYNTERLRPVYESFIDKPLFLV from the coding sequence ATGACAACACCAAAGATGAAAGGAACGATTGGAATATTGACAGGAGGGGGCGATGTTCCCGGCTTGAACCCTGCCATCAGGGCCCTCACCATCCGCGCGTTGCGCGAAGGTTACAGGGTAGTTGGTATCCGCAGAGGCTGGGCGGGGATCATGGAGGTGATTCGCGACAAGAAAGCGGATAACAGCCGCAATTTTATCGAATTGACCGAAGATATCGTAAACCGTGCCGGACGCACTGGTGGCACATTCCTCCACAGCTCACGGACAAGGCCCAGCCACGTGCCCCTCAAAAATGTCCCCGAACAGCATAAGGATAAATACAAAGCAGAGATCAATGACCTGACCCCCGAAGTGCTGAAGAACATTGATTTTATCGGGATCGATTACCTGATCCCCATCGGGGGTGATGATACCCTTAGTTATTCCGTGCGCCTTTACCAGGAAGGGGTTAAAGTGGTCGCCATCCCAAAAACGATGGACAATGATGTACCTGGTACCGATTATTGTATTGGATTTAGCACCTGCATTACCCGGACAATCCATATGACCAATCTTTTGCGTACTTCTGCTGGCTCCCACGAACGTATCCTCGTCATTGAGGTATTCGGCCGTTATGCTGGATTCACCGCTCTTTTACCCACCATGGCCGGCGCTGCCAATCGTTGTGTAATCCCCGAATACAAGTTTAAAATTGAGCATCTTACCGAACTTCTTGTGCACGACCGTAAACTAAACCCAAGCAGGTACTCTGTGGTGCTGGTTTCAGAAGGTGCTGCCTTTGAAGGAGTGGATATGATGTTCTCCAATTTAGAACGGGATATGTTTGGCCATGCCAAACTGGGGGGCATTGGAGATGCCGTTTCTGCCAAGATCAAGGAGGTAAGCCCTCAGTTTAACAATGGCCGCCGTGTGGAAACCATCAATCAGCACCTGGGTTACCTGGTGCGCTCAGGCGATCCCGATGCCATTGATAGCATTGTGCCTATGGCCTATGGTAACCTTGCGCTTGACCTGGTGCTCAAAGGCATTCACGGACGATTGGTGATCCTTAAAAATGGTCGCTACGACAATATCCCTGTCGACATTGTGACCAGCACCAAGAAACTGATTGATATTGAAAAGAATTATAATACCGAGCGCCTCCGCCCGGTTTACGAATCGTTTATCGACAAGCCGCTTTTCCTGGTTTAA